CCATAATAACGAACCGTCCTTTCGTTTCAGACGAACCTCCGTCTCGTACATCGGACTTGTTTCATGGGTCATTTCCCAGAACTTGCTGCGGAATTCCTCCATATGCAGATCTTCTTCGTAGATCATATGTATGACCGAAGTATCGATCAGTTCATCTTCACTGTATGCAAGCATCTCGCAAAATGCAGGATTAAGCTGCAACCACCGTCCATTTACATGCGATGCGACAGCAATGCCGATTGGTGCGTGCGTATACAATTGTTCGAACAGAGATCGGCTCTCTGTAATGGATTTCGACATTACATGTCCTCCTTTATGAGAATCTGAATGTATTCCGTATGAATAGATCGACCTGAACATAACTTCATCTATAGAGTACTACCCCAAATGCCATGATTGATAAACGAGATCGGACAAAATTGCTGCATGAATCGACATATACTACACAATACCCGTGCTCTCCCGATTATACAATGTTGAATATTCGAATAGGAACGGAGGTTATGGATCATGATCATTGTTGCTAATCAACCCGCCCAGCTGAACCGCTCGGAATGGTCTGATTTTGAATGGTATTGGTTACAGCAACTCCAGAATCGTCCTACAAGGTATGTGTACCAATCTATGGATCATCTTCGTTTTGAGTGGGACTTGAGGGGCTCTCTCGTGGATGCAGCGGAAGGGTTGGATCGAAGCGGTGTGAGTTTTGCATCCTTTGAAAAATCCAGATGTAATCCTGCCTACTGGAATCGTAATGAGGAAGGTGGGTTCGAGCTCAGATCAAACGTGACCCCCGCCGAAGGTATCCGGGATATCTGGAGGAATGGACACTTATATGCCTTTGAATGTGCAACAGCTACCGTTATTGTGCTGTATGGTGGCGTGCTGGGAAGCATTCGCGAAGACGCCTTTAATTCCCTGTTTCGAAATCTGTTACTCTTTGACTGGCATTATGACAGTGACCTGCGATTAACCGAAAAAAACGGTAGCGAAACCGCCCTGCCAGGAGATGTGCTGTATTTCAAAAATCCGGATGTTTCTCCGGAAACCCCCGAGTGGCAGGGAGAGAATACGTTCATGCTGCGTGAGAACTGGTATTATGGTCATGGCATTGGTATTGCACGCGGCGAAGAAATTATACGTACCCTGAATCAGTTCCGCGTTCCAGGTAGCCGGGTCTCCGCCTACTTAATGGATATGGTGATCTATCCGGACTTCTTTTATTTATCCCGATTCGCCAAAAACAGCCAGAATAATATGGCCGCTGGTTCTACGCCTGTATTACCTGGGCAGTTATATGTACGTCTTGGTGGCAGCCGTTATTTACGCACCTGAACTACTGGTGGAACAGAAACGGCTTTTGCATTAAATTGCGAACAATACCTTAATCCAAGTGATGACAAACAAGCCCAATACAGCAGCAGTTAGCCTGCCACCTCATTGGGCTTTCTTTACATCCAAAAGATCATTACTGTATCGACATTCGCCTTACCTTTGTGCTACATCGAGGATCGCTCCATGCAGTTTACGTATTCGGGTCCAGTTGCACAACAACCTGTTTACCACTTACCTGAACACCTGTCGTTTTGCTACCGAAATCAGCCAATGATTTGCTCAGCTGCTCAGCCCACTCCTTGCCTGCAACTCCTTCTTTGGCTCCATGCACCTGGATGACGAGTTTTACCGAATCACCCTTCTTCAGAATGCGCTCCGCCTGAGACTGCTTCGTCTCCCGGTCATGATCTTCCATCGCAAGGTTCAAGCGAATTTCCTTTACTTTACGTTTATCGGGAGATTTACTCGCTTTTTTCTTCGCCTGCTGCGCTTCCGCTTTGGCTGCTCCAGCTCCAATCAGCTTGCATGGCGGTGGACTTGTCATCAAGGACAAGCACACCAGATCTACTTTATGCTGCTTGGCAAGTAGAAGTGCTTCCTGCGTGGACATGACACCCAGATCTTCACCATTCAGGCCGGTCAGCTGCACTTCGGCTGCTTTGATCTTTTCATTTTTGATCATGATTCTTCCTCCTCTACATCAAAAGCCTGTCCTGACCATTTACGGATCAGAGCAGGCTAGGATGGTGTTGCTACTTATTTGTAATACATATCAGCGTACAAATACGCCAATCGGTTTGATTTACAGCGTGTTGAATGCCTCCGTCAGAACCGGTACGATTTGTGATTTGCGTGATACTACGCCTTTCAAGAGCGCTCTGCTATCAGACAGCGTCACATTGTAGGCTTTCTCCACAGCTTTAGTGGATGTACCATATGCCAGAGCTACGGAATCGTTGTTCAGAATGTCTGTTACGACAAATACAAACAGGTCGAGACCTTTGCTGGAAATGATCGCATCAATAGCTGCTTCAAGCTCAGGTTGCTTCACGAGAACATCATTCACGTCAACGGCATTAACCTGTGCAATTTCCACTTTGGATTGACCCATTACGAATTCTTTGGCATCCAGGGAAATCAGTTCAGCAATTGTTTTTTGGCTCAGATCCGCGCCGGCTTTCAGCATGTCCAGACCATAGCTGTCTGCATCTACACCAGCAATGGCAGCCAGTTCACGTGCAGCAGCTACGTCCTGCTCTGTGCAAGTCGGGGATTTGAACAACAGGGAATCGGAGATAATGGCAGACAGCATCAGGCCAGCAATCGGTGCACTCACTTCGATGCCATTTTCTTTGTACATTTTATTCAAAATGGTTGCTGTACAACCTACAGGCTCTGCACGGAAATACAGAGGTCCGTTTGTCTCAAAGTTAGCAATACGGTGATGGTCGATAACTTCAACAACAGTCACTTCCTCAATATCGCTTACACTTTGCTGACGCTCGTTGTGGTCAACCAAAATAACTTTGTTTACTTCATTTGCAGCTGTTTTAATCAGACGTGGTGCTGCAATTTTGAATTGATCCAGTGCAAACTGGGTTTCACCATTGACTTCGCCGAGGCGAACCGCTTCAACGTCCTGACCCAATTTTGTTTTGAGATCCGCATAGGCGATTGCCGAACAGATCGTATCCGTATCGGGATTTTTGTGACCGAAGATTAACGCTTTTTCCATATTCATAGCCCTCCGTCAATTCTGATTTATATAAGTTTAACCAAAGAATGTTTACACTTGCCACTCCGATGACAGAATAACCTTCCGATCGCTGTTATCCCCAGATTTTTTGATTCCCTTTTTAAAGGGAAAATCCGGTGATAAGCATACGCTTCCGATGCAGCTTTCTTTCAGAAAGCTTTTAGGCGAACGCTCCGCTTCTCCAGCTTTTTTCTGTCCTCTCCGTTCTCGTGTAAAAAGTTTAGTTGAACTTATATAGAAAATATATGTCATATTTCAATCATACCCTACTGATTATAGCGCTAATAAGGCTTAATTCCAATCCCTTTACAGCGAATTAATTGCAAATCATTCTCAGGCAAGTCATTTTGGAAAATAGCCAAACTTGGTTCATTCCCCTCAAGTCGATATAATATGTATCCTATTTATTCCATCGTACAACCTTATAAATTAGCATACGAAACTCTGATACGCAACGAAAACATTAAATCTCAGGCTCTTCCGCGCTCTGCCCTTGCCGTACAAAAAAGGTCTGTAGACTGCCGTCCTCGCTAATCTCCAGCAGGTTCAATTGCGCTCCGTAGGCACAACCACCATCAATGCCAATTTTGTCTCCGCTCGGGTCAAACCAAATGCCTGTCTCATCATGCAAATGCTTCACGGGGGTGTGTCCAAATACGACCGTCTCTCTAATCGTCGTTGGTCTGGAATAGAATGATTCACGAATCCAAATAAAGTCCCGCTCGGACTGTCTTCTCCAATCCTCGATATCCGGGTTGATCCCGGCATGTACAAAAATATAACCCGGAATTTCGTACACCAGCGGAAGCTGTTCCAGAAAACGAAGATGGTGTTCATAGTGTGTACGTATCCACTTTTTGGCTTCAGTGTAAGCATTCCAGTCCATCTGCTGCTCATCAAAAGTAAGATCCAGATAACTTGCTATCGTCTGTAACCCGCCATTACGAATCCAGTGTTGGTCATAATCCTCAACATCATGAGTCAATGCCTTGACCATCATGGCATCGTGATTTCCTTTGATCACCATAATATCGTGCTGTTGCTGAAGCTGCATAATCTGTTCGATCACCTGTTTGCTGCTTGGACCGCGATCCACATAATCACCGAGTAAAATCAATTCATCCTGCTGCGGATTATAATCTGCAAGCTTAAGCAGTGCATTAAATTCATCGTAACAGCCATGAATATCACTAATGACACATCTGCGCATGTGAACCTCTCCTCTCCCTGATCACGCAAGAGTATAACCGGACCCTTGCAAGAGCAAGATTCCGGTCTGTTCAGAGTAGTTATTCCCGCTTAATCACCATTAGTCCTGCTTGAGTCCAAAGGCTTCTGCAATCAAGCCGAATGAGCGCAGACGTGCTTCAAACGAATGAACCGCTGATGCAATAATGACTTCGTCTGCTTCATGGCGTTCAGCCATTGCGGTAATTTTGTCTTTCACCTGATCCGGTGTTCCCACGATGGAAAAAGAACGACGTTGACGAATCTGTTCCATCTCCATCGCTGTGTATGGATAGTTGTTCACCGTATCCAGAGATGGGAATGAACTTTGTTCAAGACCTCGTCCAAGGCGTAAGAAGAAAAGTTCATTGCTGCGCGCAAGTTCAGCCGCTTCTTCCTCTGTCTCCGCGCAGAATGCCGAGACAGCAATCATTGAATGTGGTTTGTCATTCAGGATGGACGGCTTGAAATGTCTGCGGTAATGTTTCATCGCTTCTTCGCCGCCTGGTGTTCCGAAGAATTGGGCAAACGCATATGACGTCCCTTGCGCCGCAGCAATTCTTGCACCTTCGGAGCTGGAACCCAGTAACCACACTTCTGGTACCGTGGGAACCGAAGGTCCGGCTACCAGAGATGCAAACCGATGATCCTCGGGCAACTGCTCGTGGAAGTATCCGCCCAGATCCGCGATCTGTTGCGGAAAGAATTGTACATTCGATGATTTGCCTTCATTCAGAGCTCTGCTGGCAATTGGCATGCCCCCTGGTGCTCTGCCAATCCCAAGGTCAATCCGCCCCGGATGCAAAGCTTCCAGCAGACGGAAATTCTCTGCAACCTTATAGGCACTATAATGAGGTAGCATAACTCCACCGGAACCTACGCGAATTCGATCCGTATGTGCAGCCACATGTGCAATCATAACTTCAGGACTGGAGAAAGACAGCGCACCACTACCGTGATGCTCCGACATCCAGAAACGGGAGTACCCCAATTGATCCGCATGTTGTGCGAGTTTCACCGTTTCCTGCAACGTATCCTGTACACTTCGTCCTTCATTGATATGTCCATGTTCGAGTACACTCAGTTTCATATATATTCAATCCTCTCGTCTGTTAGGTTCATAAGTACTGTGAATATGAGATCTGCGAATATTACGCGCTTTTGCTCACTTCATTCTTGCTCATTCCATTGTAACATTAATTATTACAGTTTCAAACTTTAGTTATTTTCTTTATTACCACACTTGTGCAAGAAACATGCAAAAAAACGTCACCAGCTTTTGAACTGGTGACGTTTTTGATCTGACCTATTGCAGAGAAATTGATTTATGGTGCACGTTTCGGTAACAACTTCACATACTCGTCAGACAGTTTCATCAGGCTAAGCACATGTTCATAATCGGAACGATACGGTTCCAAATCCGTTACCGGCTCGTAAGTCTTTAGCGAATAGGCTGTTCCATCGTCAAAGCCCGCACCCGGGATAAACATAATATCATCGTTGACAA
The nucleotide sequence above comes from Paenibacillus sp. W2I17. Encoded proteins:
- a CDS encoding protein-glutamine gamma-glutamyltransferase: MIIVANQPAQLNRSEWSDFEWYWLQQLQNRPTRYVYQSMDHLRFEWDLRGSLVDAAEGLDRSGVSFASFEKSRCNPAYWNRNEEGGFELRSNVTPAEGIRDIWRNGHLYAFECATATVIVLYGGVLGSIREDAFNSLFRNLLLFDWHYDSDLRLTEKNGSETALPGDVLYFKNPDVSPETPEWQGENTFMLRENWYYGHGIGIARGEEIIRTLNQFRVPGSRVSAYLMDMVIYPDFFYLSRFAKNSQNNMAAGSTPVLPGQLYVRLGGSRYLRT
- the infC gene encoding translation initiation factor IF-3, coding for MIKNEKIKAAEVQLTGLNGEDLGVMSTQEALLLAKQHKVDLVCLSLMTSPPPCKLIGAGAAKAEAQQAKKKASKSPDKRKVKEIRLNLAMEDHDRETKQSQAERILKKGDSVKLVIQVHGAKEGVAGKEWAEQLSKSLADFGSKTTGVQVSGKQVVVQLDPNT
- a CDS encoding manganese-dependent inorganic pyrophosphatase, giving the protein MEKALIFGHKNPDTDTICSAIAYADLKTKLGQDVEAVRLGEVNGETQFALDQFKIAAPRLIKTAANEVNKVILVDHNERQQSVSDIEEVTVVEVIDHHRIANFETNGPLYFRAEPVGCTATILNKMYKENGIEVSAPIAGLMLSAIISDSLLFKSPTCTEQDVAAARELAAIAGVDADSYGLDMLKAGADLSQKTIAELISLDAKEFVMGQSKVEIAQVNAVDVNDVLVKQPELEAAIDAIISSKGLDLFVFVVTDILNNDSVALAYGTSTKAVEKAYNVTLSDSRALLKGVVSRKSQIVPVLTEAFNTL
- a CDS encoding metallophosphoesterase family protein encodes the protein MRRCVISDIHGCYDEFNALLKLADYNPQQDELILLGDYVDRGPSSKQVIEQIMQLQQQHDIMVIKGNHDAMMVKALTHDVEDYDQHWIRNGGLQTIASYLDLTFDEQQMDWNAYTEAKKWIRTHYEHHLRFLEQLPLVYEIPGYIFVHAGINPDIEDWRRQSERDFIWIRESFYSRPTTIRETVVFGHTPVKHLHDETGIWFDPSGDKIGIDGGCAYGAQLNLLEISEDGSLQTFFVRQGQSAEEPEI
- a CDS encoding LLM class flavin-dependent oxidoreductase, translating into MKLSVLEHGHINEGRSVQDTLQETVKLAQHADQLGYSRFWMSEHHGSGALSFSSPEVMIAHVAAHTDRIRVGSGGVMLPHYSAYKVAENFRLLEALHPGRIDLGIGRAPGGMPIASRALNEGKSSNVQFFPQQIADLGGYFHEQLPEDHRFASLVAGPSVPTVPEVWLLGSSSEGARIAAAQGTSYAFAQFFGTPGGEEAMKHYRRHFKPSILNDKPHSMIAVSAFCAETEEEAAELARSNELFFLRLGRGLEQSSFPSLDTVNNYPYTAMEMEQIRQRRSFSIVGTPDQVKDKITAMAERHEADEVIIASAVHSFEARLRSFGLIAEAFGLKQD